CAGACACTGACAAATCCATGTTGTTCTTAATTGCTACTCGGACAGCAGTTACATATTCGGCTGCACCTCCAACTAGCGGTAACAAAATTACTCCGGTAAACAAAGGTGTTAATCCTAGTCCCTTTGTTGCCTCTTCAACTGCACCAACAAAAATCTCAGACACGAACGCTATACCAATCGTTGCCACAAGCAAAATACTAACCCAAAGGCTCAAGTTTGGCTTTGAATCTTTATTTTCTTCTGTGGCATCATCTTGAGAAACCTGATCTTTTAGTTCTGCAACCCCAACATCGTATAGGTAACTGTGAGTCTTCAAAGAAAACAACAGTGTAAAACCATAAACTACAATTAAAACTACCGCTACAAAAATCGACAAATTGGTAATAGCACTCTGCTCGACCACATTAGATGTAGTGATCACCATCGCAGGCAGGACAATTGCAGTTACTGCCAGTGTCATTGTCGAACCATTTACTCGCGCAGCCATTGGCTGAAAAGTCTGCTCTTTGTAACGTAACCCTCCCAACAGCATAGATAGTCCCATTACCAGCAGTAGATTACTGATAATTGTCCCCGTAATGCTGGCTTTTACAATGTCTACCAAGCCTTCTTTGAGAGCTACTAGACCAATGATTAACTCAGTCGCATTACCGAAGACTGCATTTAACAAGCCTCCTATAGAAGGCCCTACAACCACAGCAATCTCTTCTGTCGCGGTACTTAGCCAGATTGCTAACGGAATAATTGCGATCGCTGAAAGTCCAAACACTATTAATGCGTCCCATTCCAACTTTTCCGCCACAATGGCAATAGGAACGAAAACTAGCAAACCTAATGAAATTAGATTTTTAGTTTGTATATTTTTCAGCACCATTAGCATAAGTATATAGCTCTCATAAAGATTATTCAGCACTAACTGTCGCTTAATTAATTGCAAGAACTACACAAGAAAAGCAATCTTCCTTGTTTGTAACAATTATTAAATAACTCATCAGTATACAAATTTCATTTTCCTAAAGCATTTTATAGGTAGTGTCAAATTTAGCTAACTGGCTAAAGATGGATGAGGCTGGTAGATAAACTAATCCCCTCGGCGATCGCAATTGCTATTCATTCCAAGTCACCAACCCCCCACCAAGGAAACTTCGCCAGTAACCTCTGGTCATCTCAGCATGGCTGCAAGTACTCGGCCTCTAGATTCTTCTTAAGCACAAGAGCTATCTTCAGCTTTTCCATTTGCTATCCTCGTGCCTTATAAATACTCGAATTTCTGGAACCAATATGGACAAGCGATAAGTAAATTTTATAAAAACTATAGTTTTTTATACCTAATGTAGACTTTATTTAAAAATTTTCAAGCTACCTTGATGGTACAATGTTAAAGAATCATGACATTAAAAAATATTCTGTCAAAGTTGTTAAGTTGGCACTAATGTGTGTATGTAAATCTTGTTCTTAGAATGTTGAGAAATGCAGGAGATTCCTTGTCTAACAGACATAAATATTGTGCTGTCTGCGTTGCCCTCTTCTGCCTATGTACAGATTTTAGACACTGTTTTTGCTAAAAAACTCGGAATAGTTTGTGTTTATCTACTTCTATATTTTAGAGGTAGCTAGACCAGAATTGGGCAGATAATTTTTTTTAAGTGCCGCTTATTTATTGTTGTGGAGTTTATGAAAGGACATTTACCCAAAGGGCGAACTAATTACACCTATATAAGGCTGTTGAATTACAAAAACTTTCACCTGAAATGGCAGAATTACTGGTTCAAGATAACTGGAACCTGGCGTTCATGTCCTCTAACGTGTCCTATAAATAAACCTCACCACAAACATGTTTTTTGGAGTTGGCTGGGTAGTTTCTTAGCAATAGCAGCAACGGCTTACCTGTCTGTAAAAACCAATTCTCCTCTGCTTATGGCTCCATTTGGTGCTACCAGTGTATTGATCTTTGGTGTACCAGACAGTCCTTTGGCTCAACCCCGTAATGTAATTGGTGGTAATCTTGTAGCTGCCTTAGTCAGCTTGACTATTTTACATCTTTTCGGTTCGTCACCTTGGACAATGGGAATGGCAGTGGCGACAGCCATTGGGGTGATGCAGATGACTGGAACGGTACACCCGCCTTCGGGAGCAGTTGCACTAGTCGTAATGATGACAAAGGCTCCTTGGCAATTTCTGCTAACACCTGCTCTTGAAGGTTCTATTATTTTGGTACTCTGTGCTGTGGTTTTCAATAATCTGGCAGAAGAGAGAACTTATCCCAAGCACTGGCTGTAAAAATTTTAACGCTGCTTGCACTCCGAACAAATATTTCAAGCTCGATCACAATTCAAGTCAAAATTTACTTCACACGTCTAGTGGAATGATGGAAATGGTTAGGGACTTCCAATTAAAAAAGTATCCAACCAATGAGTGTAGTAGCATGACCGGGATAATTTAGTGCATAAAACATCAAGACAATTTTCTTTTCTGTCTCTATGTTCTCTGTGCCTCTGCGGTTTATTAATCCACTATTTTAATCCGGTCACGCCACTACTGGATAATTTATTTTTTGAAAGTCCCTTAGAAGAATATAAAGAAACCAATCGCTATTGCTTTACTTTAAGGTTCGCTACTCTCAACACGAAGGGGAATTGTAATTCCTTCCTGGACTAAAGTATCCATAAAAGTCTTTCGGAGAACACGCTGTATTTGAAGATGCTTTCCTGGCTTTACTTTTGTCAGCGTCCGTAACAACAAATTAGATTCTCCGAGGCTTTCTACTCCATCCACTTGTGTAGGTTCGAGTACATCTGGATCATTCGTTTTTAATTGTTCTCCCACGTTCTCAATCACTTGATATACATGAGCTAAATTAGAGTCATAAGGTACGCTAACTTCTACCACTGCAAAAATATACTGTTTAGAGTAGTTAGTAATTGAGCCAATATCGCCATTACGAATAATCTGCAATTGGCCATTCGGGTGTCTCACACGAGTGGTTCTAAGTTCAATTGCCTCTACAATCCCCTCTACAAACTTATCTTCCGCTTTCCCAGCCTGAATATAGTCACCAACTAAGTAATAATTTTCAAACAGAATAAAAAAGCCACAAACTATATCATTTATTAGTGTCTGCGCTCCAAAACCCACAGCTATACCAAGAATACCTGCTCCAGCGAGTATGGGAGCGGGATTAATGTCGAGGGTATAGAGGATGGAGACGATCGCACCGAAGTAAACTAAATATTGTAAAAAACTACGAATAAGAGGAACAAGGGTGAGACGTCTGCTGGTTTGTATTTCGCTTAGATTTCTGTCTTTGAATAATATTTCTTCAACAAGTAAGTAAACGACTTCAAACAAAACACGACTGATGAATATAATTCCGACTATCTTAATAATTCGAGACCCAAAAATTGCGATGTTGGCGATAAACTGAACTTGCTGGATTACTAATGTCGCCACACAGACATAAATTACAAATTCCAGACACCGCTTTAAAAAGGGGATTAAGTGTCGAAGCCGATCATAAAATCTTAAAAGGTTGTCAGGGCTGGAGTACCTTATACTTAAAGCATCTAAACTATCAATAACAGCAGTAATTGCTTTAGGTATGAGTAACCCAATAGCAATAATTAGATATATCCGCAGTAAAATGTAGAGATACTGAGAAACGATGACTGGCAATTTCAGGAACTGGGTACACCAAATCACAGCCCACAGCCAGATTCCATTGGTAACAATTTTTTTGAGGTTGCTAAAGAAAGTATCAATACTTTTATCGTCAGCAGTGTTTTGTTCAATTCTTTTAGCACGAATGCTAGCAAAATTGAGCCAATAGCCGACAAATTTTTGAGCGATCGCAGCTAAAATCAAAGTACCAAGACTCTGAGCGACGCCAATTCCTAAACTTACCCAAAATCCTGATGGGATACTGCCAATCAACAAGAGTGTATATTGTTGTAGATTTTCGCCTCGGTAGATTAGATAACCATTAACGCCAACAATTAGAATACACACTACTAGGCAAGCAAGTACTAACAAACCCGTAACATTTCGGCGTAAGGTTTTGATAGTACTCTGTTCAATTTTCAGGATAGCTACTTTCACGAATAGCTTGGAGAATTTGCCCACAAGCCAGTTTAATAACAAGAAAAAAAATATTACAAAGCAGATTTCAGACAAAACAATTAATAAATTCATAGCTCAGCATAAAAACTAAACATTTCAAAGCCTATGTTGTTATACTAAAATAGTTATGCATCTAGAATTTACTCAATATAATAAAATCACATTCTATTATATTGAGTAACTTATTTAATGCTGATATTTTTGGTTACTATTTTATTTTTCCAAGCGGAGGGAGTCTCCGCTTAGAACTTCAAAGAAAATTAGAACAGCGGGCCAATACGGTTCATTTAAGGGCTACTCATACAAAATTTTGGGTTTTCGAGACGCGATAAATCGCAGTCTCTACGAGTGTTTTGGTCTTATCTGAACCTTATTGAACAGTGGGCGAATAAACTAGCCTTTTTTGAAAACTACTGGCTTAAATAGCACTCATCAATTCTGGCTGTTGAGCTTTCTGTTCATTGCTTTCAACTTTCCGCAGTACAATCATCCCACGCGCTCGATCCGATGCCGAATCTCTATCTATGCAAGCTAAGTACATACGTTCAACAGGGCATTTCCAAAATCGTGTGTAGCGCTTGGGGTTGGTATCAGCAATAGTTATCTCTTGTGTTTTTTTATCGTAGTCTGCCAATAAAGAGAAGTGACCACCACCTAACTTAATTTCGTGGGCGATGTCAACATTGAAGTTAAGAATGTGAATATCATTAATGTCTGAAATAGCTTTTTCTATTTCCTCAATGAAAGACTCTAGCGTGATGCTTGCTTTATCAAAGTGTTCGGCAATCACAGATATGGGTAAATTCTTTTCTTCAACATATTTGACGCAGGTATCATAAGTCTCAGCTAGGGTCATTCCATCATCTAGAACTGTGTCAATAGGTAGCCTAGTCACGTAGAATATATCGTCAATACTTGTTGGGTATCCTAGTGCCGTCAATCCATAAGCGATCGCAGTGACATTGCAGCATCTGATTGGCTGTTGAAAAGCTTTGAGTTTAATTGTATGTAAGTCTGTTGTATTCATGGTGTAATTAATAAAGGTTGGTTAGGAAAACTTATTTGTCAACAGTTTCAGTTCAATAAATTTAACTAGTTAGTTGCACCTGGATCTTGAAATCAACATCCGTTAGTATTGCCGATGAGCATGAAAAAGATTAAGTCATAGTGATGAAATACAGGTAGTACAAAACATGAAAATTGAAATTTATATCAGCACTGATATAGAAGCAGATGGCCCCATTCCTGGGCCTCACTCTATGCTCAGTATTG
This region of Nostoc sp. UHCC 0302 genomic DNA includes:
- a CDS encoding mechanosensitive ion channel family protein, translated to MNLLIVLSEICFVIFFFLLLNWLVGKFSKLFVKVAILKIEQSTIKTLRRNVTGLLVLACLVVCILIVGVNGYLIYRGENLQQYTLLLIGSIPSGFWVSLGIGVAQSLGTLILAAIAQKFVGYWLNFASIRAKRIEQNTADDKSIDTFFSNLKKIVTNGIWLWAVIWCTQFLKLPVIVSQYLYILLRIYLIIAIGLLIPKAITAVIDSLDALSIRYSSPDNLLRFYDRLRHLIPFLKRCLEFVIYVCVATLVIQQVQFIANIAIFGSRIIKIVGIIFISRVLFEVVYLLVEEILFKDRNLSEIQTSRRLTLVPLIRSFLQYLVYFGAIVSILYTLDINPAPILAGAGILGIAVGFGAQTLINDIVCGFFILFENYYLVGDYIQAGKAEDKFVEGIVEAIELRTTRVRHPNGQLQIIRNGDIGSITNYSKQYIFAVVEVSVPYDSNLAHVYQVIENVGEQLKTNDPDVLEPTQVDGVESLGESNLLLRTLTKVKPGKHLQIQRVLRKTFMDTLVQEGITIPLRVESSEP
- the cax gene encoding calcium/proton exchanger, with translation MLMVLKNIQTKNLISLGLLVFVPIAIVAEKLEWDALIVFGLSAIAIIPLAIWLSTATEEIAVVVGPSIGGLLNAVFGNATELIIGLVALKEGLVDIVKASITGTIISNLLLVMGLSMLLGGLRYKEQTFQPMAARVNGSTMTLAVTAIVLPAMVITTSNVVEQSAITNLSIFVAVVLIVVYGFTLLFSLKTHSYLYDVGVAELKDQVSQDDATEENKDSKPNLSLWVSILLVATIGIAFVSEIFVGAVEEATKGLGLTPLFTGVILLPLVGGAAEYVTAVRVAIKNNMDLSVSVAMGSSLLVALLVAPILVLVGQVIGQPMDLNFNLFEVVAVIIAVVIANLISLDGRSNWLEGMLLLATYAVLGAAFYFHPV
- a CDS encoding HPP family protein gives rise to the protein MKGHLPKGRTNYTYIRLLNYKNFHLKWQNYWFKITGTWRSCPLTCPINKPHHKHVFWSWLGSFLAIAATAYLSVKTNSPLLMAPFGATSVLIFGVPDSPLAQPRNVIGGNLVAALVSLTILHLFGSSPWTMGMAVATAIGVMQMTGTVHPPSGAVALVVMMTKAPWQFLLTPALEGSIILVLCAVVFNNLAEERTYPKHWL
- a CDS encoding phytochelatin synthase family protein — translated: MNTTDLHTIKLKAFQQPIRCCNVTAIAYGLTALGYPTSIDDIFYVTRLPIDTVLDDGMTLAETYDTCVKYVEEKNLPISVIAEHFDKASITLESFIEEIEKAISDINDIHILNFNVDIAHEIKLGGGHFSLLADYDKKTQEITIADTNPKRYTRFWKCPVERMYLACIDRDSASDRARGMIVLRKVESNEQKAQQPELMSAI